One Euphorbia lathyris chromosome 1, ddEupLath1.1, whole genome shotgun sequence DNA segment encodes these proteins:
- the LOC136211009 gene encoding calcineurin B-like protein 7 isoform X2, whose protein sequence is MHAFKGCFCSAKSKRQAYDDRIKLASETPFTVNEIEALYDLFKKLSGSITNDGLIHKEEFLLALFRDSKKNNLFADRVFDLFDEKQNGVIEFGEFVRSLSIFHPSYPQAEKVTFAFRLYDLRGTGYIERVEVKEMVLAVLNESDVTLSDDDIESIVDKGANSTISEFCVAH, encoded by the exons ATGCATGCTTTCAAAGGCTGCTTTTGCTCGGCAAAATCCAAAAGACAAGCATATGATGATCGTATCAAACTTGCTTCCGAGACTCCAT TTACTGTCAATGAAATAGAAGCTTTGTATGATCTATTCAAGAAGCTGAGCGGTTCCATAACTAATGATGGCCTTATTCATAAG GAAGAATTTCTACTTGCACTTTTCAGAGATAGCAAAAAGAATAATCTTTTTGCAGACAGG GTTTTTGATCTTTTCGACGAGAAGCAGAACGGGGTTATTGAATTCGGAGAGTTTGTACGGTCATTAAGCATCTTCCATCCAAGTTATCCTCAAGCAGAAAAAGTTACAT TTGCATTTAGATTGTATGATCTGCGAGGTACTGGCTACATTGAACGTGTTGAG GTGAAGGAAATGGTATTGGCTGTTTTGAATGAATCAGATGTGACACTTTCAGATGATGACATTGAATCCATTGTAGATAAG GGAGCTAACTCTACAATTTCCGAGTTTTGTGTTGCACACTGA
- the LOC136211009 gene encoding calcineurin B-like protein 7 isoform X1, whose protein sequence is MHAFKGCFCSAKSKRQAYDDRIKLASETPFTVNEIEALYDLFKKLSGSITNDGLIHKEEFLLALFRDSKKNNLFADRVFDLFDEKQNGVIEFGEFVRSLSIFHPSYPQAEKVTFAFRLYDLRGTGYIERVEVKEMVLAVLNESDVTLSDDDIESIVDKTMAQADTKGDGKIDLEEWKEFVAKNPTLLKNMTLPYLKELTLQFPSFVLHTEVPD, encoded by the exons ATGCATGCTTTCAAAGGCTGCTTTTGCTCGGCAAAATCCAAAAGACAAGCATATGATGATCGTATCAAACTTGCTTCCGAGACTCCAT TTACTGTCAATGAAATAGAAGCTTTGTATGATCTATTCAAGAAGCTGAGCGGTTCCATAACTAATGATGGCCTTATTCATAAG GAAGAATTTCTACTTGCACTTTTCAGAGATAGCAAAAAGAATAATCTTTTTGCAGACAGG GTTTTTGATCTTTTCGACGAGAAGCAGAACGGGGTTATTGAATTCGGAGAGTTTGTACGGTCATTAAGCATCTTCCATCCAAGTTATCCTCAAGCAGAAAAAGTTACAT TTGCATTTAGATTGTATGATCTGCGAGGTACTGGCTACATTGAACGTGTTGAG GTGAAGGAAATGGTATTGGCTGTTTTGAATGAATCAGATGTGACACTTTCAGATGATGACATTGAATCCATTGTAGATAAG ACAATGGCACAGGCAGACACAAAAGGAGATGGAAAGATAGATCTAGAAGAGTGGAAGGAATTTGTAGCAAAGAATCCTACTCTTTTAAAGAACatgactcttccatatctcaa GGAGCTAACTCTACAATTTCCGAGTTTTGTGTTGCACACTGAAGTTCCAGACTAG